Proteins from a single region of Macrotis lagotis isolate mMagLag1 chromosome 2, bilby.v1.9.chrom.fasta, whole genome shotgun sequence:
- the NAB2 gene encoding NGFI-A-binding protein 2 isoform X1, with protein sequence MHRAPSPTAEQPPGGGDSARRTPQPRAKPGAPTMALPRTLGELQLYRVLQRANLLSYYETFIQQGGDDVQQLCEAGEEEFLEIMALVGMATKPLHVRRLQKALREWATNPGLFSQPVPAVPVSSIPLFKISETAGGRKGSMSNGHGSPGDKAGSARSFSPKSPLELGEKLSPLPGGQGGGDPRVWAGGSTPESDVGAGGEEEASSPPFSPPAGGGVSDGPGAGGVGGGSDRLEPEMVRMVIESVERLIRSFPRGDAGEVTSLLKLNKKLARSVGHIFEMDDNDSHKEEEIRKYSIIYGRFDSKRREGKQLSLHELTINEAAAQFCMRDNTLLLRRVELFSLSRQVARESTYLSSLKGSRLHTEEMGGPPLKKLKQEVGEQSHSEILQPPPGPEAYGPLYRPSLEEDSASLSGESLDGHLQAVGCPRLTPPPADLPLALPAHGLWSRHILQQTLMDEGLRLARLVSHDRVGRLSPCLPAKPPLAEFEEGLLERCPAPGTHPALVEGRRASVKVEAEASRQ encoded by the exons ATGCACAGGGCGCCGTCCCCTACAGCTGAGCAGCCTCCGGGCGGAGGGGACAGCGCCCGCCGGACCCCGCAGCCCCGAGCCAA GCCTGGTGCTCCAACCATGGCACTGCCCCGGACACTGGGGGAGCTGCAGCTGTACCGGGTCCTACAGCGTGCCAACCTCTTGTCCTACTATGAGACCTTCATCCAGCAGGGGGGGGACGACGTTCAGCAGCTATGTGAGGCAGGAGAAGAAGAATTCCTGGAGATCATGGCGTTGGTGGGCATGGCCACCAAACCTCTCCATGTCCGACGTCTGCAGAAGGCCTTGAGGGAATGGGCCACCAACCCGGGGCTCTTCAGTCAGCCTGTACCTGCTGTGCCTGTTTCCAGCATCCCTCTCTTTAAGATCTCTGAAACAGCAGGTGGTCGAAAAGGAAGCATGAGCAATGGACACGGAAGCCCAGGAGACAAGGCGGGCAGTGCCCGAAGCTTCAGTCCCAAAAGTCCACTAGAACTGGGAGAGAAACTCTCTCCCTTGCCTGGGGGCCAGGGAGGTGGAGATCCACGAGTCTGGGCAGGAGGAAGCACCCCCGAGTCGGACGTTGGTGCTGGTGGAGAGGAAGAGGCCAGTTCGCCTCCTTTCTCCCCACCTGCTGGGGGTGGGGTTTCAGATGGGCCTGGGGCAGGTGGGGTGGGAGGTGGTTCAGATCGATTAGAACCAGAGATGGTTAGAATGGTGATCGAGAGTGTGGAGCGCCTGATCCGAAGCTTCCCACGGGGAGATGCTGGGGAGGTGACATCCCTCCTCAAGCTGAATAAGAAGCTAGCTCGAAGTGTAGGGCACATCTTTGAAATGGATGACAATGACAGTCACAAAgaggaagaaatcagaaaatacaGCATTATCTATGGACGTTTTGACTCCAAGCGCAGGGAAGGCAAACAGCTCAGTCTCCATGAG CTGACCATCAATGAGGCAGCAGCCCAGTTCTGTATGAGGGACAACACACTTCTACTCCGGAGAGTTGAGCTCTTTTCCCTGTCTCGTCAAGTGGCCCGAGAGAGTACCTATCTCTCTTCTCTCAAGGGTTCCAG GTTGCACACAGAAGAGATGGGGGGCCCaccattgaagaaactgaagcaggag GTTGGGGAGCAGAGTCACTCTGAAATTCTCCAGCCACCTCCAGGACCTGAGGCCTATGGCCCTCTGTACCGTCCCAGCTTGGAGGAGGATAGTGCCAGCCTGTCTGGGGAGAGTCTCGACGGACACTTACAAG CTGTGGGGTGCCCAAGGCTGACGCCTCCCCCTGCTGACCTGCCCCTGGCACTGCCCGCCCATGGGTTGTGGAGCCGCCACATCCTGCAGCAGACACTGATGGACGAGGGGCTGCGGCTTGCCCGCCTTGTCTCCCACGACCGTGTGGGCAGGCTCAGCCCTTGTCTGCCTGCGAAGCCACCCCTCGCAG AGTTTGAAGAGGGCTTGTTGGAGCGGTGTCCTGCCCCTGGGACCCATCCGGCCCTGGTCGAAGGCAGAAGGGCCAGTGTGAAGGTGGAGGCTGAGGCCAGCCGGCAGTGA
- the NAB2 gene encoding NGFI-A-binding protein 2 isoform X2, protein MHRAPSPTAEQPPGGGDSARRTPQPRAKPGAPTMALPRTLGELQLYRVLQRANLLSYYETFIQQGGDDVQQLCEAGEEEFLEIMALVGMATKPLHVRRLQKALREWATNPGLFSQPVPAVPVSSIPLFKISETAGGRKGSMSNGHGSPGDKAGSARSFSPKSPLELGEKLSPLPGGQGGGDPRVWAGGSTPESDVGAGGEEEASSPPFSPPAGGGVSDGPGAGGVGGGSDRLEPEMVRMVIESVERLIRSFPRGDAGEVTSLLKLNKKLARSVGHIFEMDDNDSHKEEEIRKYSIIYGRFDSKRREGKQLSLHELTINEAAAQFCMRDNTLLLRRVELFSLSRQVARESTYLSSLKGSRLHTEEMGGPPLKKLKQEVGEQSHSEILQPPPGPEAYGPLYRPSLEEDSASLSGESLDGHLQEFEEGLLERCPAPGTHPALVEGRRASVKVEAEASRQ, encoded by the exons ATGCACAGGGCGCCGTCCCCTACAGCTGAGCAGCCTCCGGGCGGAGGGGACAGCGCCCGCCGGACCCCGCAGCCCCGAGCCAA GCCTGGTGCTCCAACCATGGCACTGCCCCGGACACTGGGGGAGCTGCAGCTGTACCGGGTCCTACAGCGTGCCAACCTCTTGTCCTACTATGAGACCTTCATCCAGCAGGGGGGGGACGACGTTCAGCAGCTATGTGAGGCAGGAGAAGAAGAATTCCTGGAGATCATGGCGTTGGTGGGCATGGCCACCAAACCTCTCCATGTCCGACGTCTGCAGAAGGCCTTGAGGGAATGGGCCACCAACCCGGGGCTCTTCAGTCAGCCTGTACCTGCTGTGCCTGTTTCCAGCATCCCTCTCTTTAAGATCTCTGAAACAGCAGGTGGTCGAAAAGGAAGCATGAGCAATGGACACGGAAGCCCAGGAGACAAGGCGGGCAGTGCCCGAAGCTTCAGTCCCAAAAGTCCACTAGAACTGGGAGAGAAACTCTCTCCCTTGCCTGGGGGCCAGGGAGGTGGAGATCCACGAGTCTGGGCAGGAGGAAGCACCCCCGAGTCGGACGTTGGTGCTGGTGGAGAGGAAGAGGCCAGTTCGCCTCCTTTCTCCCCACCTGCTGGGGGTGGGGTTTCAGATGGGCCTGGGGCAGGTGGGGTGGGAGGTGGTTCAGATCGATTAGAACCAGAGATGGTTAGAATGGTGATCGAGAGTGTGGAGCGCCTGATCCGAAGCTTCCCACGGGGAGATGCTGGGGAGGTGACATCCCTCCTCAAGCTGAATAAGAAGCTAGCTCGAAGTGTAGGGCACATCTTTGAAATGGATGACAATGACAGTCACAAAgaggaagaaatcagaaaatacaGCATTATCTATGGACGTTTTGACTCCAAGCGCAGGGAAGGCAAACAGCTCAGTCTCCATGAG CTGACCATCAATGAGGCAGCAGCCCAGTTCTGTATGAGGGACAACACACTTCTACTCCGGAGAGTTGAGCTCTTTTCCCTGTCTCGTCAAGTGGCCCGAGAGAGTACCTATCTCTCTTCTCTCAAGGGTTCCAG GTTGCACACAGAAGAGATGGGGGGCCCaccattgaagaaactgaagcaggag GTTGGGGAGCAGAGTCACTCTGAAATTCTCCAGCCACCTCCAGGACCTGAGGCCTATGGCCCTCTGTACCGTCCCAGCTTGGAGGAGGATAGTGCCAGCCTGTCTGGGGAGAGTCTCGACGGACACTTACAAG AGTTTGAAGAGGGCTTGTTGGAGCGGTGTCCTGCCCCTGGGACCCATCCGGCCCTGGTCGAAGGCAGAAGGGCCAGTGTGAAGGTGGAGGCTGAGGCCAGCCGGCAGTGA